Proteins encoded by one window of Apus apus isolate bApuApu2 chromosome 17, bApuApu2.pri.cur, whole genome shotgun sequence:
- the OTOP3 gene encoding proton channel OTOP3 has translation MSGNKASRQKPCQRCRSRSASDPPDTSTIHYEKFWLYRHCSSLQQQDRQAQKAGQLFSGLLAMNVVFLGSAFISSMIFNHVAIALADVWILLSILKVLCLCWITYYLLGTSRQPHAVLYRDSHAGPIWVRGSLMLFGSFSILLNVFQIGYSTILIHCKSRVEIVFPSIEIVFICTQAFFLCHHSKDCVQVQHNLTRCGLMLTTATNLLLWLLAVTNDTIHTEMESQLREVEQRFSGNETTSCTCPNTTICKVFQKGYILLYPFNTEYCLICCSMLYVMWKNVGRRISHHHVPHIKPRFKLQGVVFGPLLGTTAVVIGICVFMMYQIQATGSAPNRQVFVMYYSYYIVLLPLMSVGAVIGTIIHALEKRELDTLKNPTRSLDVILLMGAALGQIAMCYFSIVAIVATDPRDLLNSLILSYAVLLIFQNITQNVFIIDGLHRQPFVAAAEVRHTDHTEQHEVAPELPGEEEATTSIKEEHTGIPPDKEGETKEEQNHEAYDQRRVSMLELGEEIRKVSWSYIHSYSHLSWKRRALREISFFLVLCNIILWIMPTFGAHPVFENGLEKSFYGYSTWFVIVNFGLPLSVFYRMHSVGGLLEVYITA, from the exons ATGTCAGGCAACAAAGCCTCAAGGCAGAAGCCCTGCCAGCGCTGCAGGAGCAGGTCAGCCTCAGACCCACCAGACACCTCCACAATCCACTACGAGAAGTTCTGGCTGTACCGTCACTGCTcgtccctgcagcagcaggacaggcaagCCCAGAAAGCTGGGCAGCtcttctcagggctgctggCCATGAACGTGGTGTTTCTGGGCAGCGCCTTCATCAGCAGCATGATTTTCAACCACGTGGCCATCGCTCTGGCAGATGTCTGGATCCTGCTCTCCATCCTCAAGGTCCTGTGCCTGTGCTGGATCACCTACTACCTGCTGGGCACCAGCCGGCAGCCGCACGCCGTGCTGTACCGGGACTCCCACGCCGGGCCCATCTGGGTGAGGG GGTCACTGATGCTGTTTGGCAGTTTCAGCATCCTCCTGAATGTGTTTCAGATTGGCTACAGCACCATTCTCATCCACTGCAAATCCAGGGTGGAAATTGTGTTCCCCAGCattgaaattgtttttatttgcacCCAG GCTTTTTTCCTGTGCCATCACTCCAAGGACTGCGTTCAAGTCCAGCACAACCTCACCAG gtgtGGGCTGATGCTGACCACAGCCACTAACCTCCTCCTCTGGCTCTTGGCCGTGACCAATGACACCATCCACACAGAGATGGAGTCTCAGCTGCGGGAGGTGGAGCAGCGGTTTTCAG GCAACGAGACTACCTCGTGCACGTGCCCAAACACGACCATCTGCAAAGTCTTCCAGAAGGGCTACATCCTGCTCTACCCCTTCAACACCGAGTACTGCCTCATCTGCTGCTCCATGCTCTACGTCATGTGGAAGAACGTGGGGAGACGCATCAGCCACCACCACGTCCCTCACATCAAGCCCAGGTTCAAGCTCCAAGGGGTGGTCTTTGGGCCACTGCTGGGCACCACGGCCGTAGTCATCGGGATCTGTGTCTTCATGATGTACCAGATCCAGGCCACTGGCTCAGCCCCCAACCGCCAGGTCTTCGTCATGTATTATTCCTACTACATTGTGCTCCTTCCCCTGATGAGCGTGGGTGCAGTGATTGGGACAATCATCCATGCCTTGGAAAAAAGGGAGCTGGACACGCTGAAGAACCCAACCCGCAGCCTGGACGTGATCCTGTTGatgggagcagccctgggccAAATCGCCATGTGCTACTTCTCCATTGTTGCCATTGTGGCCACTGACCCCAGGGACCTGCTGAACAGTCTCATCCTGTCCTATGCTGTCCTCCTCATCTTTCAGAACATCACCCAAAATGTCTTCATCATTGATGGGCTTCACAGGCAGCCCTTTGTAGCAGCAGCTGAGGTGAGACACACAGACCACACTGAGCAGCATGAGGTGGCTCCAGAGCTACCTGGGGAAGAGGAAGCTACAACAAGCATCAAAGAGGAGCACACAGGGATCCCTCCTGACAAAGAGGGAGAAACAAAAGAAGAGCAGAATCACGAAGCCTATGACCAGAGACGAGTGAGCATgttggagctgggagaggagatCCGGAAAGTTTCGTGGTCCTATATCCACAGCTACTCTCACCTGAGTTGGAAGAGAAGAGCACTAAGAGAGATCTCATTCTTCTTGGTTTTGTGCAACATCATA CTGTGGATCATGCCCACGTTTGGGGCTCACCCCGTCTTCGAGAACGGGCTGGAAAAGTCCTTTTATGGCTACTCCACCTGGTTTGTGATTGTGAACTTCGGGCTCCCACTGAGCGTGTTCTACCGCATGCACTCTGTTGGGGGGCTCCTGGAGGTCTACATCACAGCCTGA
- the OTOP2 gene encoding proton channel OTOP2 encodes MSEEPVRKDSEIRHPIPSMGCGHKDDKASLASSQIVSFGHQPHHPPSTPASKEVWKKGGRMFSILLAVHLALLACTLVSSGAFEKIAVHDYDVFFLLTVMMLIVIIWIIFYFVGTSRCPGAILCKDSHAGPIWLRGGLILFAIFSLVMDVFKIGYYSSFYSCLSAIKIIYPIVQAIFVAVQTYFLWVSAKDCVHVHLNVTRCGLMLTLTTNLAVWMSAVTDESVHKAHSKLKKNVTEEIFRWLLKAGMRSSSAAECNCNSQICQIFKNGYFWLYPFNIEYSLFASAMVYVMWKNVGRFIDHHSHHIHRLKFRLFRRTFFVGIMLGLILLVSGLGVLVLYEVQVNSSTESSKKSQALTMYYIFNIVCLGLMSLVCIGGSVIYRYDKRDMDRHKNPTRTLDVALLMGAALGQYAISYYSIVAIVASTPRDAISALNLTYALLMIAQHTFQNIFIIEGLHRQPPKEDPKHDCHQKGLYGLTFVNINAVSLRVPGGGSTLSPGTAAGPEATHPSDPVQPLTAHKKMNWRRKVLREISMFLLLSNIILWIMPAFGARPQFDNDTELNFYGDSMWPAIVDICLPFGIFYRMHAVASLLEVYIMS; translated from the exons ATGTCTGAAGAGCCCGTGCGGAAGGACAGCGAGATCAGACACCCCATCCCCAGCATGGGCTGCGGACACAAGGACGACAAAGCCAGCCTGGCTTCCAGCCAGATAGTGTCATTTGGCCACCAGCCTCATCACCCCCCTTCCACTCCTGCCTCCAAGGAAGTATGGAAGAAGGGAGGCCGCATGTTCTCCATCCTGCTGGCCGTGCACTTGGCCCTGCTGGCCTGCACGCTGGTGAGCAGCGGGGCTTTTGAGAAGATCGCTGTCCACGATTACGACGTCTTCTTCCTGCTGACTGTCATGATGCTGATAGTCATCATCTGGATCATCTTCTACTTCGTCGGCACCTCCCGCTGCCCAGGTGCCATCCTCTGCAAAGACTCCCACGCTGGGCCCATCTGGCTGAGAG GAGGCCTGATCCTATTTGCCATTTTCAGCCTTGTCATGGATGTGTTCAAAATAGGATATTACTCGAGCTTCTACAGCTGCCTGTCTGCAATCAAAATCATCTACCCCATTGTGCAAGCAATATTCGTGGCTGTCCAG ACATACTTCCTGTGGGTCTCTGCCAAAGACTGTGTCCACGTACACCTGAACGTTACCAg gtgTGGCTTGATGCTAACCCTGACCACAAACCTGGCAGTGTGGATGTCAGCAGTGACAGATGAGTCTGTTCACAAAGCACATTCAAAGTTGAAGAAGAACGTGACAGAGGAGATCTTCAGATGGCTCCTGAAAG CGGGgatgaggagcagctcagcagcagaatGTAACTGCAACAGCCAGATCTGCCAGATCTTCAAGAATGGCTACTTCTGGCTGTACCCCTTCAACATTGAGTACAGTCTCTTTGCCTCTGCCATGGTCTATGTGATGTGGAAGAATGTTGGACGCTTCATAGACCATCACTCCCACCACATCCACCGCCTGAAGTTCAGGCTTTTCCGAAGGACCTTCTTTGTAGGCATCATGTTGGGCCTCATCCTCCTGGTGAGTGGTTTGGGAGTCCTTGTTCTTTATGAGGTGCAGGTAAACTCCAGCACTGAATCCAGCAAGAAGAGCCAAGCACTCACCATGTACTACATCTTCAACATCGTTTGTCTGGGCCTCATGTCCCTTGTCTGCATCGGTGGCTCTGTCATCTACCGGTACgacaagagagacatggatcGGCACAAGAACCCAACCAGGACCCTGGACGTGGCCCTGCTGATGGGTGCAGCCTTGGGACAATATGCCATTTCTTACTACTCCATTGTGGCCATCGTAGCCAGCACACCCAGGGATGCCATCAGCGCGCTGAACCTCACCTACGCCCTCCTCATGATAGCCCAGCACACCTTCCAGAACATCTTCATCATTGAAGGCCTTCATCGGCAGCCCCCCAAGGAGGACCCCAAGCATGATTGTCACCAGAAGGGCCTCTATGGACTCACCTTTGTCAACATCAACGCCGTGTCCCTCCGTGTGCCCGGCGGTGGCAGCACCTtgtcccctggcacagctgctggccCCGAAGCCACCCACCCCTCTGACCCCGTGCAGCCCCTCACCGCCCACAAGAAGATGAACTGGAGGAGGAAGGTCTTAAGGGAGATCTCCATGTTCCTCCTGCTGAGCAATATCATA CTCTGGATCATGCCAGCGTTCGGTGCCCGGCCCCAGTTTGACAATGACACAGAACTGAACTTCTATGGTGACTCCATGTGGCCAGCCATCGTGGACATCTGCCTGCCCTTTGGGATCTTCTACCGAATGCACGCAGTGGCCAGTTTGCTGGAGGTCTACATCATGTCCTAA
- the USH1G gene encoding pre-mRNA splicing regulator USH1G isoform X2, producing MNDQYHRAARDGYLDLLKEATKKDLNSPDEDGMTPTLWAAYHGNLDALRLIVSRGGDPDKCDIWGNTPLHLAAANGHLNCLSFLISFGANIWCLDNDYHTPLDMAAMKGHMECVRYLDSIAAKQSSLNPKLVSKLKDKAFRDAERRIKDCVKLQKKHHERMEKRYRKEMSDNSDTMSFSSYSSSTLSKKFQHMSMVTSLPYSQATIHGTAKGKTKIQKKLEKKKQVDGTFKIYEDGRKSVRSLSGLQLGNDVMFVKQGTYASPKEWTRRNIRDMFLTDEDTVSRAISDPGLHMDSAHSEVSTDSGHDSLFNRPGLGTMVFRRNYVSSGLFGIGREDSGMPGEDNPDGVGVKLRSRLQRSPSLNDSIGSANSLQERNAEELPWDEVELGLDDDDEPDTSPLETFLASLHMFEFISILKKEKIDLEALMLCSDNDLKSINIPLGPRKKIVDAIQRRRQTLEKPDVIVDTEL from the exons ATGAATGACCAGTACCACCGAGCAGCCCGGGATGGCTACCTGGACCTCCTGAAGGAAGCCACCAAGAAGGACCTGAACTCGCCGGACGAGGATGGCATGACCCCGACCCTATGGGCTGCCTACCACGGCAACCTGGACGCCCTGCGCCTCATCGTCAGCAGAGG GGGTGATCCAGACAAATGTGACATCTGGGGGAACACCCCTCTCCACCTGGCTGCAGCCAACGGCCACCTGAActgcctttccttcctcatCTCTTTTGGGGCCAACATCTGGTGCCTGGACAATGACTACCACACCCCGCTGGACATGGCAGCCATGAAGGGGCACATGGAGTGTGTGCGATACCTGGACTCTATCGCTGCCAAGCAGAGCAGCCTCAACCCCAAGCTGGTGAGCAAACTGAAGGACAAGGCCTTTCGGGATGCAGAGAGGAGGATTAAGGACTGCGTGAAGCTGCAGAAGAAGCACCACGAAAGGATGGAGAAACGGTACCGAAAGGAGATGTCGGATAATTCGGATACCATGAGCTTCTCCAGCTATTCAAGTAGCACCTTAAGCAAGAAGTTCCAACACATGTCTATGGTGACTTCCCTGCCATATTCCCAAGCCACCATCCACGGCACAGCCaagggaaagacaaaaatacaaaagaagctggagaagaagaagcaggtgGACGGGACGTTCAAGATCTACGAGGATGGGAGGAAAAGTGTGCGGTCCCTGTCcgggctgcagctggggaacGACGTCATGTTTGTGAAGCAGGGCACATACGCCAGCCCCAAGGAGTGGACTCGGCGCAATATCAGAGACATGTTCCTCACAGATGAAGACACTGTCTCCCGTGCCATAAGTGACCCAGGTTTGCACATGGACTCGGCCCACTCGGAAGTCAGCACCGACTCCGGCCACGACTCCTTGTTCAACCGCCCCGGGCTGGGCACCATGGTGTTCCGGCGTAACTACGTCAGCAGTGGGCTTTTTGGGATTGGCAGGGAGGACTCTGGAATGCCAGGTGAAGACAACCCAGACGGGGTAGGTGTCAAACTGCGGAGCCGCCTGCAGCGCTCGCCAAGTCTCAACGATAGCATTGGCAGTGCCAAcagcctgcaggagaggaaCGCGGAGGAGCTACCCTGGGATGAGGTGGAGCTGGGCttagatgatgatgatgaaccAGACACCAGCCCCTTGGAGACTTTCCTGGCTTCCCTGCACATGTTTGAGTTCATCTCCAtcttgaagaaggaaaagattgACTTGGAGGCCCTCATGCTATGTTCAGACAATGACCTGAAGAGCATCAATATCCCACTGGGCCCCAGGAAAAAGATTgtggatgccatccagaggagACGACAAACTCTGGAGAAGCCAGATGTCATTGTAGACACTGAACT atag
- the USH1G gene encoding pre-mRNA splicing regulator USH1G isoform X1, with protein MNDQYHRAARDGYLDLLKEATKKDLNSPDEDGMTPTLWAAYHGNLDALRLIVSRGGDPDKCDIWGNTPLHLAAANGHLNCLSFLISFGANIWCLDNDYHTPLDMAAMKGHMECVRYLDSIAAKQSSLNPKLVSKLKDKAFRDAERRIKDCVKLQKKHHERMEKRYRKEMSDNSDTMSFSSYSSSTLSKKFQHMSMVTSLPYSQATIHGTAKGKTKIQKKLEKKKQVDGTFKIYEDGRKSVRSLSGLQLGNDVMFVKQGTYASPKEWTRRNIRDMFLTDEDTVSRAISDPGLHMDSAHSEVSTDSGHDSLFNRPGLGTMVFRRNYVSSGLFGIGREDSGMPGEDNPDGVGVKLRSRLQRSPSLNDSIGSANSLQERNAEELPWDEVELGLDDDDEPDTSPLETFLASLHMFEFISILKKEKIDLEALMLCSDNDLKSINIPLGPRKKIVDAIQRRRQTLEKPDVIVDTEL; from the exons ATGAATGACCAGTACCACCGAGCAGCCCGGGATGGCTACCTGGACCTCCTGAAGGAAGCCACCAAGAAGGACCTGAACTCGCCGGACGAGGATGGCATGACCCCGACCCTATGGGCTGCCTACCACGGCAACCTGGACGCCCTGCGCCTCATCGTCAGCAGAGG GGGTGATCCAGACAAATGTGACATCTGGGGGAACACCCCTCTCCACCTGGCTGCAGCCAACGGCCACCTGAActgcctttccttcctcatCTCTTTTGGGGCCAACATCTGGTGCCTGGACAATGACTACCACACCCCGCTGGACATGGCAGCCATGAAGGGGCACATGGAGTGTGTGCGATACCTGGACTCTATCGCTGCCAAGCAGAGCAGCCTCAACCCCAAGCTGGTGAGCAAACTGAAGGACAAGGCCTTTCGGGATGCAGAGAGGAGGATTAAGGACTGCGTGAAGCTGCAGAAGAAGCACCACGAAAGGATGGAGAAACGGTACCGAAAGGAGATGTCGGATAATTCGGATACCATGAGCTTCTCCAGCTATTCAAGTAGCACCTTAAGCAAGAAGTTCCAACACATGTCTATGGTGACTTCCCTGCCATATTCCCAAGCCACCATCCACGGCACAGCCaagggaaagacaaaaatacaaaagaagctggagaagaagaagcaggtgGACGGGACGTTCAAGATCTACGAGGATGGGAGGAAAAGTGTGCGGTCCCTGTCcgggctgcagctggggaacGACGTCATGTTTGTGAAGCAGGGCACATACGCCAGCCCCAAGGAGTGGACTCGGCGCAATATCAGAGACATGTTCCTCACAGATGAAGACACTGTCTCCCGTGCCATAAGTGACCCAGGTTTGCACATGGACTCGGCCCACTCGGAAGTCAGCACCGACTCCGGCCACGACTCCTTGTTCAACCGCCCCGGGCTGGGCACCATGGTGTTCCGGCGTAACTACGTCAGCAGTGGGCTTTTTGGGATTGGCAGGGAGGACTCTGGAATGCCAGGTGAAGACAACCCAGACGGGGTAGGTGTCAAACTGCGGAGCCGCCTGCAGCGCTCGCCAAGTCTCAACGATAGCATTGGCAGTGCCAAcagcctgcaggagaggaaCGCGGAGGAGCTACCCTGGGATGAGGTGGAGCTGGGCttagatgatgatgatgaaccAGACACCAGCCCCTTGGAGACTTTCCTGGCTTCCCTGCACATGTTTGAGTTCATCTCCAtcttgaagaaggaaaagattgACTTGGAGGCCCTCATGCTATGTTCAGACAATGACCTGAAGAGCATCAATATCCCACTGGGCCCCAGGAAAAAGATTgtggatgccatccagaggagACGACAAACTCTGGAGAAGCCAGATGTCATTGTAGACACTGAACTGTAA